One segment of Triticum aestivum cultivar Chinese Spring chromosome 2A, IWGSC CS RefSeq v2.1, whole genome shotgun sequence DNA contains the following:
- the LOC123187720 gene encoding protein DETOXIFICATION 18, whose protein sequence is MSSASAPLLGACEPADGKGGEANPCSPAWLHRLIDTEEAWAQLRFAVPMVLTNMSYYGIPLVSVMFSGHLGNVHLAGATLGNSWATVTGYALVGLTAGLEDG, encoded by the exons ATGTCTTCGGCTTCGGCTCCGCTGCTCGGTGCCTGCGAGCCCGCCGATGGCAAGGGCGGCGAGGCGAATCCCTGCTCGCCGGCGTGGTTACACCGCTTGATCGACACGGAGGAGGCATGGGCGCAGCTGCGGTTCGCGGTGCCGATGGTCCTGACCAACATGTCCTACTACGGCATCCCGCTGGTGTCCGTGATGTTCTCCGGCCACCTCGGCAACGTCCACCTCGCCGGCGCTACGCTCGGCAACTCCTGGGCCACCGTCACCGGCTACGCCCTCGTC GGTCTCACGGCGGGGCTTGAGGATGGGTGA
- the LOC123187719 gene encoding uncharacterized protein, with protein MEYVAELQHLWADLDHYDPLELPHSECIVATKKWVERRRVMKFLKGLSSEFEGRRAGLFHQPKLPSLEEAVAAMAQEEVRLKLTRTGEANASRSAFTVSEWKETRECFNCGEKGHISINCTAQRREIRGRGRGYSRGGYRGVRGRGNSRGSNYSSGFKANLANLATQEEGTSTTSQGESKSRSQEDNTFGNFAHFVYTGEGEDDWKETWDRNQA; from the exons ATGGAGTATGTAGCAGAATTGCAGCATTTGTGGGCTGACTTAGACCACTATGATCCACTGGAGTTACCACATTCAGAATGTATAGTTGCTACTAAGAAGTGGGTAGAGCGTAGGAGAGTGATGAAATTCTTGAAGGGACTTAGCTCAGAATTTGAAGGAAGGCGTGCTGGGTTGTTTCATCAGCCAAAGCTCCCCTCGCTTGAGGAGGCAGTTGCAGCAATGGCACAGGAGGAGGTCAGGTTGAAGTTGACCAGGACTGGAGAAGCGAATGCATCTCGCTCAGCATTTACTGTGTCTGAATGGAAGGAGACAAGAGAGTGCTTCAACTGTGGAGAGAAAGGTCACATAAGCATCAATTGCACAGCACAACGCAGAGAAATACGTGGTAGGGGAAGAGGTTACAGCCGAGGTGGATACCGGGGAGTTAGAGGCAGAGGTAACTCGAGGGGTTCGAATTATTCCAGTGGCTTCAAAGCAAACTTGGCTAACTTGGCAACGCAAGAAGAAGGGACGTCAACAACCTCTCAAGGGGAGTCGAAGAGTAGAAGCCAGGAGGACAACACCTTCGGGAACTTTGCCCACTTTGTCTACACAGGGGAAG GAGAGGATGACTGGAAGGAAACTTGGGACAGGAACCAGGCGTAG